One window of the Novosphingobium sp. KACC 22771 genome contains the following:
- a CDS encoding IS481 family transposase: protein MGQVLHGSAKTTHAIRAELQRSKASVASLAKKYAINEKTVLKWRSRQSVEDKPMGPKEPRSTVLSPMEEAAIVALRVQARLPLDDVYIALKDVIPHLTRSSLHRCLQRHGISRLPKADREKPKKFKTYEIGYFHIDIAELHYEGGKACLYVAVDRTSKLVFARLYRRATKMVAAGFLKALIRTVPYRIHTILTDNGVQFAQTERGTGLTFPHIFGRVCRENGIEHRLTKPYHPWTNGQAERMVRTIKEATVKSFHYASIIELRRHVRDWLVAYNFAKQLKALRFKTPYEAIEQVWKSKPEVFIVEPHHHMLGLNN, encoded by the coding sequence ATGGGCCAGGTTCTCCATGGCAGCGCCAAGACCACGCACGCCATTCGAGCAGAGCTACAGCGATCGAAAGCTTCGGTCGCGAGCCTCGCCAAGAAGTACGCGATCAACGAAAAGACAGTCTTGAAGTGGCGAAGCCGTCAGTCGGTCGAGGACAAACCGATGGGCCCCAAAGAGCCACGCAGCACCGTCCTCTCGCCCATGGAGGAAGCGGCCATTGTGGCCCTGCGAGTTCAGGCCCGGCTGCCGCTCGACGATGTCTATATCGCCTTGAAGGACGTGATCCCCCATCTGACGCGCTCCTCCCTGCATCGCTGCTTGCAACGACACGGCATCTCCCGGCTTCCCAAGGCGGATCGCGAGAAACCCAAGAAGTTCAAGACCTACGAGATCGGCTACTTTCACATCGACATCGCGGAATTGCACTATGAAGGCGGCAAGGCCTGCCTCTATGTCGCTGTCGATCGCACCTCCAAACTGGTCTTTGCCCGCCTCTACCGCAGAGCCACGAAAATGGTCGCGGCCGGCTTTCTCAAGGCGCTGATCAGAACCGTGCCCTACCGTATCCACACCATCCTGACCGACAACGGGGTCCAGTTTGCCCAAACCGAACGCGGCACAGGCCTGACCTTTCCGCATATTTTCGGACGCGTATGCCGGGAAAACGGCATCGAGCATCGGCTTACCAAACCCTATCACCCATGGACCAACGGTCAGGCAGAGCGCATGGTTCGCACTATCAAGGAAGCGACCGTCAAATCCTTCCACTATGCCTCGATCATCGAACTGCGCAGGCACGTCCGCGATTGGCTGGTTGCCTACAACTTTGCCAAGCAACTCAAGGCTCTCCGCTTCAAAACGCCATACGAGGCCATCGAGCAGGTCTGGAAATCCAAGCCAGAGGTCTTTATCGTAGAACCGCACCATCACATGCTGGGACTAAACAACTAG